The following coding sequences lie in one Leptospira inadai serovar Lyme str. 10 genomic window:
- a CDS encoding YhjD/YihY/BrkB family envelope integrity protein, translating into MSSHPNHKYSRLFDYIPDSGILRKLNFSARVLASSAYRFVKDDCLMKASGISYTTIVSLIPMFTVALSLLTITSGLENRKEEIFDRINAFFLASNINLDINPYLETIGDLIDAARQIGAIGFVILVFSATAVLRSLENSFNGIWRIDVNRSFLQKFVFYFFILSIGPLLIVIGQGLVEKMTDFFRPPHYLSMDKEPDGKIWIAGESGNLFRLDKNLKNDYVISETDIDLENIRCVDSFGTRLDFCKKPELKQEDFIRVLVREDKIYAISRKGLFLNRPVEGSVWNAIYFENTQFSDFEFVSEGNFYFIFGNGEVLHFFNQGRSYKPVFPNTLKIRANRIYFPEFGEGYLVDEDGNIWKSEDGGVTWVANKIAGQGLKDIHRIRPGELIVAGERGSIYKTTDGGHSWKNLSHKRYTFQKVWSVENQESTDIFLLDSLGNILVSIDGGEHWNSFYVPVRGKVFASVLFYRSENGRFRLLNIGEYEKISLSEYREVKYMTTVLRGGDSVFSPYNILRLAFPLAGIWWFFLALFTLIPNTKVPIRASSIGAAFTSLIFLLFLYGFKVYVTSFSETTMIVYKALAAIPIFLIGVYSLSMIVLYGAEITACVQFPERYLLPFQLVEERHTSFSDEFKKLLAVLKAAYSIQKQSKLSASTETLAIQSGLNSEEIPRLTKSLSEVGLLGETSEGTWLPVASGLDLTLGDFYRKIPEPLLKEAPSQRIYPDKIREKLEKTELNLQKDLDAITFRDLIDG; encoded by the coding sequence ATGAGCTCTCACCCAAATCATAAATATAGTAGATTATTCGATTATATACCCGATTCAGGAATATTAAGAAAATTAAATTTTTCCGCCCGCGTACTGGCTTCCTCCGCGTATCGCTTCGTCAAAGACGACTGTCTCATGAAAGCCTCCGGAATTTCCTACACTACCATCGTCTCGCTGATCCCGATGTTTACCGTAGCTCTTTCCCTACTTACGATCACTTCGGGATTGGAAAACCGAAAAGAAGAGATATTCGACCGTATTAACGCATTTTTCCTGGCCAGTAACATCAATTTAGATATCAATCCGTATTTGGAAACGATCGGCGACTTAATAGACGCGGCCCGACAAATCGGTGCGATCGGCTTTGTAATTTTGGTATTCTCCGCGACGGCAGTTCTTAGGTCCCTCGAAAATTCCTTTAACGGAATTTGGCGCATAGACGTTAATCGTTCCTTCTTACAGAAATTCGTATTTTACTTTTTTATCCTGTCGATAGGTCCTCTTTTAATCGTAATCGGCCAGGGGTTGGTGGAGAAAATGACGGATTTTTTCCGGCCGCCTCACTATCTCAGTATGGACAAGGAACCGGACGGAAAAATTTGGATCGCCGGAGAGAGCGGAAATCTTTTTCGATTGGATAAGAATTTAAAGAATGATTATGTCATCTCGGAAACCGATATCGATTTGGAGAATATTCGTTGCGTCGATTCCTTCGGAACTAGATTAGATTTTTGTAAAAAACCGGAACTGAAGCAGGAAGATTTCATCCGGGTTCTCGTCCGCGAGGATAAAATTTACGCAATATCCCGAAAGGGGCTCTTCTTAAACCGGCCCGTCGAAGGTTCGGTATGGAACGCGATTTATTTCGAGAATACCCAATTTTCCGATTTCGAGTTCGTAAGCGAAGGGAATTTCTATTTTATATTCGGGAACGGTGAAGTCCTTCATTTTTTCAATCAAGGAAGAAGTTACAAACCCGTCTTCCCGAATACCTTAAAAATCCGAGCGAATCGAATTTACTTTCCGGAGTTCGGCGAAGGATACTTGGTGGACGAGGACGGTAATATCTGGAAGAGCGAGGATGGGGGCGTTACTTGGGTCGCGAATAAAATCGCAGGACAGGGTCTAAAAGACATTCATAGGATTCGCCCGGGCGAACTCATTGTTGCCGGAGAGAGAGGATCCATTTACAAGACGACCGACGGAGGTCATAGTTGGAAAAATCTTAGTCATAAGCGCTATACTTTCCAGAAAGTGTGGTCCGTCGAAAATCAGGAATCGACGGACATCTTCCTACTGGATTCTCTCGGAAATATATTAGTTTCGATCGACGGAGGAGAGCATTGGAATTCCTTTTACGTTCCGGTTCGCGGGAAGGTGTTCGCTTCGGTTTTATTCTACAGAAGCGAAAACGGTCGTTTTAGATTATTGAATATAGGAGAATACGAAAAGATCAGTCTTTCCGAGTATCGGGAAGTGAAGTATATGACTACCGTTCTCCGCGGAGGAGATTCCGTTTTCTCCCCGTACAATATTCTACGATTAGCGTTTCCATTGGCAGGGATTTGGTGGTTTTTTCTGGCCTTGTTCACTTTGATTCCGAACACAAAGGTTCCCATTAGGGCGTCCTCGATCGGCGCCGCGTTTACGAGTTTGATTTTTCTACTCTTTCTCTACGGCTTTAAAGTATATGTTACATCGTTCTCGGAAACGACGATGATCGTCTACAAGGCCTTGGCGGCGATTCCCATATTTTTGATCGGAGTCTATTCCCTCTCCATGATCGTTCTCTATGGCGCCGAGATAACCGCTTGCGTCCAGTTCCCGGAACGATATTTACTTCCATTTCAGTTAGTCGAAGAACGTCACACTTCCTTTAGCGACGAATTTAAAAAATTATTGGCGGTTCTGAAAGCCGCCTATTCGATTCAAAAACAAAGTAAGCTCTCGGCTTCGACCGAAACTTTGGCGATTCAGTCCGGTTTGAACTCGGAAGAGATTCCTAGATTAACGAAAAGTTTATCCGAAGTCGGTCTCCTGGGCGAAACTTCGGAAGGGACTTGGCTACCGGTCGCTTCCGGACTAGATTTAACTCTCGGTGACTTCTATAGAAAAATTCCCGAGCCTCTCTTAAAAGAGGCCCCCTCTCAACGGATCTATCCGGATAAAATACGGGAGAAATTGGAAAAGACGGAACTAAATCTCCAAAAAGATTTGGATGCGATTACGTTTAGGGATTTGATAGACGGCTAA
- a CDS encoding class I SAM-dependent methyltransferase has translation MDLSRSEVIYEECPLDGTCRWERLYTSEYSDFKLPIRICKTCGLQAQFPRPLPEELYTEDYYTGSQGFTYRDERATEKFDRYVWFARLANIAKFRSEGNFLDIGCSFGGFLNCARERGYVPYGVEISPYSAKQAGMRGIKIWQGQFLDADLPENFFDVITLIEVIEHLENPKAVFDKLAKILKPGGLLLIQTANFEGRQAKEAGPKYHYYLPGHVYYYSASNLRKILAKRGFERQVTYLGVDFPLYAKLLKSRGSFKSWKDYRKWITISFYHFRSKLKRGGLPLTSSMVHYAIKS, from the coding sequence TTGGATCTTTCTCGCTCGGAAGTAATTTACGAAGAATGTCCGTTAGACGGAACTTGCCGCTGGGAACGACTCTACACTTCGGAATATTCGGATTTCAAATTACCGATCCGCATTTGTAAAACCTGCGGTCTTCAAGCCCAATTCCCCCGCCCTCTTCCGGAAGAACTGTATACCGAAGATTACTATACCGGGAGCCAAGGGTTTACGTATAGAGACGAACGTGCGACGGAAAAATTCGATCGATATGTTTGGTTTGCTCGACTTGCAAATATCGCAAAATTCCGATCGGAAGGGAACTTCCTAGATATCGGATGCTCCTTCGGAGGATTTCTGAATTGCGCGAGAGAGAGGGGCTACGTTCCATACGGGGTCGAGATCTCCCCGTATTCCGCAAAACAAGCCGGTATGAGAGGAATTAAAATTTGGCAGGGGCAATTTTTAGACGCGGATTTACCCGAAAATTTTTTCGACGTAATCACATTGATCGAAGTGATCGAACATCTGGAAAATCCGAAAGCGGTCTTCGATAAACTTGCAAAAATTTTAAAGCCGGGAGGATTGCTTCTCATCCAAACTGCAAATTTCGAGGGTCGACAAGCCAAGGAAGCCGGACCGAAATACCATTATTATCTCCCGGGTCACGTATATTATTATTCGGCATCCAACCTACGGAAAATTCTTGCCAAACGAGGATTTGAACGACAAGTTACCTACCTTGGCGTGGATTTTCCTCTCTACGCAAAACTTTTAAAATCGAGAGGAAGCTTCAAGTCTTGGAAAGATTATCGAAAATGGATTACGATATCGTTTTACCATTTTCGCAGCAAACTTAAACGAGGCGGGCTGCCATTGACTTCATCAATGGTGCATTACGCGATAAAATCATGA
- a CDS encoding class I SAM-dependent methyltransferase encodes MMSADHPSKQAWETHYTRSKSKLNYPDENLVRILSRIPPSTTSRQALDFGAGSGRHCVLLNEYGYEVSAADYSENSVLSIRESYPWTKTFLLDRPPYPFQNGQFDLIVSWGVLHYNHPDMAKAMLNDLRRIMKPGAYLAASVRALGDTHLQAKDGRIGTPDLKGGSTWFYSESEIMDLGSEFSSFELGYTERTPLGKLDERICHWIFLARK; translated from the coding sequence ATGATGTCCGCTGATCATCCATCCAAGCAAGCATGGGAAACTCATTATACCCGATCCAAATCTAAGTTAAATTATCCGGACGAGAATCTGGTTCGAATTCTTTCTAGAATTCCCCCTTCAACGACATCTCGCCAAGCTCTCGACTTCGGCGCAGGATCGGGACGACATTGCGTTTTATTAAACGAATACGGCTACGAAGTCAGCGCGGCGGATTATAGTGAAAATTCCGTTTTGTCTATACGAGAATCCTACCCCTGGACAAAAACGTTTCTCTTGGACCGGCCGCCGTATCCTTTTCAAAACGGGCAGTTCGATCTGATCGTAAGTTGGGGCGTGCTGCATTATAATCACCCCGATATGGCCAAGGCAATGTTAAACGACCTAAGGAGAATTATGAAACCCGGCGCTTATCTTGCCGCCTCGGTGAGAGCGCTCGGAGACACCCACTTGCAGGCTAAGGACGGACGAATAGGAACTCCCGATTTAAAGGGGGGATCCACCTGGTTCTATTCCGAGTCGGAAATAATGGATTTAGGATCGGAATTTTCATCCTTCGAACTCGGTTATACGGAAAGGACTCCATTAGGAAAACTGGATGAGAGGATTTGTCATTGGATCTTTCTCGCTCGGAAGTAA
- a CDS encoding ATP-grasp domain-containing protein, whose amino-acid sequence MKKKGYFLSVGAGKNQLPLIRACKNLGLDVISVDRNDKAPGFPLSNLKIIESTHEYRRIHRAVSENPLPIPILGVGTRSYGKATYTTAYLAEKLKLRYASTDSVLLFSDKHLLKSVASEKGIRVPRDIPFSELRAKEKSIPYPWIAKPSQGSGKQGVRLLTSDAAASNFLSTISPHSKKGSVKSKKNADVKNQPEEKWILEEFIPGLECTVLGLVSSDEFHLVSLTLKETSEFPPFLEVAHRLPFPKSEITGEIIMLCRSIVKATGLKNCPFVAEFKLNTDGEPVLIEAAPEVGGEYLADVLVPGYMQYDYFSNFIKLLIGEPFELPPSMLRSSPNKKAQIRFEIPPKGISILKQVSEFRVKSREKVLFERTLHEVGTKLDTSVGNEVRPLVLGIKITSSQPEEAWNESIKTRFKADYDVR is encoded by the coding sequence ATGAAGAAGAAAGGGTACTTTCTTTCAGTCGGGGCAGGCAAAAACCAGTTACCCTTGATTCGAGCCTGTAAGAATCTAGGGCTGGATGTGATTTCGGTAGACCGGAACGATAAAGCACCGGGATTCCCGCTTTCTAACCTTAAAATTATCGAATCCACTCATGAATATCGTCGAATTCACCGGGCTGTTTCGGAAAATCCTCTCCCGATTCCGATACTTGGCGTCGGCACCCGTTCCTACGGGAAGGCGACTTACACTACGGCCTACCTTGCGGAGAAACTAAAGCTAAGGTACGCGAGTACCGATTCGGTATTACTTTTTTCCGATAAACATCTTTTAAAATCCGTCGCGAGTGAAAAAGGAATTCGAGTGCCGAGGGACATCCCTTTTTCGGAATTACGAGCCAAAGAGAAATCGATCCCCTACCCTTGGATCGCAAAACCGAGTCAAGGCAGCGGAAAGCAGGGAGTCCGTCTCCTGACCTCGGACGCCGCCGCATCCAATTTCCTTTCGACGATCAGTCCTCATTCGAAAAAAGGTTCGGTAAAATCCAAAAAGAACGCAGACGTTAAAAATCAGCCGGAAGAAAAATGGATCTTAGAGGAGTTCATTCCTGGTTTGGAATGCACTGTATTAGGTCTTGTCTCCTCCGATGAATTTCATTTGGTAAGCCTGACTCTTAAGGAAACGTCCGAATTTCCCCCTTTCTTAGAGGTGGCCCATAGGCTCCCCTTTCCTAAATCCGAGATAACGGGGGAAATCATTATGCTCTGCCGTTCCATCGTCAAGGCGACGGGATTGAAAAATTGTCCCTTCGTGGCGGAATTCAAACTGAATACGGACGGAGAGCCTGTGTTAATCGAAGCCGCGCCCGAGGTCGGAGGAGAATACCTTGCGGATGTGCTCGTACCGGGCTACATGCAATACGATTATTTTTCGAATTTTATAAAATTATTAATTGGTGAACCGTTCGAACTTCCTCCATCCATGCTCCGATCGAGTCCGAACAAAAAAGCGCAGATCCGCTTTGAAATTCCACCGAAAGGCATTTCGATCTTAAAGCAGGTTTCCGAATTCCGAGTGAAATCCAGGGAGAAAGTCCTGTTTGAAAGAACTCTCCATGAAGTCGGAACGAAACTAGATACGTCCGTCGGCAACGAAGTTCGCCCTCTAGTTCTCGGAATCAAAATCACCTCATCCCAACCTGAAGAAGCTTGGAACGAAAGCATTAAGACTAGATTCAAGGCCGACTATGATGTCCGCTGA
- a CDS encoding flagellar hook-basal body protein, with protein sequence MLRGLYTGSNGMTIQQTRMDVISNNLANVDKTAYKRDTTVFKTFPELLLHRYNEDGVGKVPMGSFDTAPVIGKLGLGGEVNEVYTRFEQGAVKKTDNPFDMMLQDRPGSEHPAFFSVLTNRGERLSRSGAFVLDTNGYLVTPQGFPLMGENGPIKVARGNFLIRENGEVWINGEIGNDPKNSTSIDKNRFETPVLLDRIKIRTVENPRHLDKEGDSFYVDTPESGEPQPFDLNEEPNLLQGFLEASNVSVVTEMVEMIEVNRSYEANQKTVQTQDQMLGRLLNDVLR encoded by the coding sequence ATGCTAAGAGGACTTTATACTGGTTCGAATGGAATGACGATCCAGCAAACTCGCATGGACGTTATTTCAAATAACTTGGCGAACGTGGATAAAACCGCGTATAAAAGAGACACCACGGTATTTAAAACTTTTCCCGAGTTATTATTGCATAGATATAATGAAGACGGAGTCGGAAAGGTTCCGATGGGATCTTTCGATACTGCTCCCGTAATCGGTAAGCTGGGATTAGGCGGGGAAGTAAACGAAGTTTATACTCGCTTCGAGCAGGGCGCGGTAAAAAAGACGGATAATCCTTTCGATATGATGCTCCAGGACCGGCCGGGATCGGAGCATCCTGCTTTTTTCAGCGTATTGACGAATCGAGGAGAAAGGCTTTCACGATCGGGAGCCTTCGTTTTGGATACGAACGGATATTTAGTAACACCCCAAGGATTTCCGCTGATGGGAGAAAACGGCCCGATCAAAGTGGCAAGAGGCAATTTTCTAATTCGAGAAAACGGAGAAGTTTGGATCAATGGAGAAATCGGAAACGATCCGAAAAATTCCACATCGATCGACAAGAATCGATTCGAAACTCCCGTGTTACTCGACCGAATAAAAATTCGCACCGTTGAAAATCCGAGGCATCTGGATAAGGAAGGTGATTCATTCTACGTGGACACACCCGAATCCGGAGAACCGCAACCTTTCGACTTGAACGAAGAGCCGAATTTATTGCAGGGTTTTTTAGAAGCGTCTAACGTAAGCGTGGTAACGGAAATGGTGGAGATGATCGAAGTTAATCGTTCCTATGAGGCCAATCAGAAGACGGTGCAAACTCAGGATCAAATGTTAGGCCGTTTGTTAAACGACGTATTGAGATAG
- a CDS encoding SRPBCC family protein → MEKNNFSSSISVKIGASEAIKKISNVPEWWGITFTGSSEKQNDKFIVKMSGDSFFDFTVEELIPAKRLVWSITDCNMPWFSDKKEWANTKLIFDLNEKDGVTELNFTHDGLTPDLECYTDCEEGWTHWIRTSLFSYFTTGKGVFRAPTK, encoded by the coding sequence ATGGAGAAGAACAATTTTAGCAGTAGTATTTCTGTAAAAATCGGCGCCAGCGAGGCGATCAAAAAGATCAGCAACGTACCGGAATGGTGGGGAATAACATTTACGGGAAGTTCCGAAAAACAAAATGATAAATTTATCGTAAAGATGAGTGGAGATTCTTTCTTCGACTTTACTGTAGAAGAATTGATCCCAGCGAAAAGGCTCGTTTGGTCGATTACGGATTGCAACATGCCCTGGTTTTCCGATAAAAAAGAATGGGCTAACACCAAATTGATTTTTGACCTCAATGAAAAGGACGGCGTAACGGAGTTGAACTTCACGCACGACGGACTTACGCCGGACCTCGAGTGCTACACTGACTGCGAAGAAGGCTGGACCCATTGGATCAGAACAAGTTTATTTTCCTATTTTACTACCGGGAAAGGCGTTTTTAGAGCACCCACTAAATAA
- a CDS encoding VOC family protein: MTRIIFGNHTAHIVPRAEKERVRRFYLDILGCNLMRVREDADDIRMGDNFHMGILYGDHADESEFQRTGKSIWLELKSDNVEEMKRRLLDFGARKLEIPDPHFYFQAPGGQVFRLVGIDEDLSKYEGTGEGPDVAKVKEAIRKEEIKR, from the coding sequence ATGACAAGGATAATTTTTGGAAACCATACAGCACATATCGTCCCGCGGGCGGAAAAGGAAAGGGTACGTAGATTTTATCTAGATATCCTCGGTTGCAATCTCATGAGAGTAAGAGAGGATGCGGACGACATTCGAATGGGAGATAACTTTCATATGGGAATTCTCTACGGGGACCACGCCGACGAGAGTGAGTTCCAACGTACCGGAAAATCAATTTGGCTCGAGCTTAAATCCGACAACGTGGAAGAAATGAAACGGAGACTTCTTGACTTCGGTGCGAGAAAGCTGGAGATTCCGGATCCTCATTTCTATTTCCAAGCTCCGGGAGGACAGGTGTTCCGGCTGGTCGGCATAGATGAGGATCTATCCAAGTACGAAGGAACCGGAGAAGGTCCGGACGTAGCAAAAGTAAAAGAGGCAATCCGAAAAGAGGAGATCAAGCGATGA
- a CDS encoding SRPBCC family protein codes for MNKFEKTLEFKFERTIPAPPNDVFDAWLNPKIPGNPWNIADKLLLNPEVDGFFYWLTKEGTPHYGRFTEIQRPDRIQHTWVSPYTLGEESTVTLTFKKQGDNTVMTLLHSDLPNEDKVKTHERGWNYFLDIFPKQFETVSSEKK; via the coding sequence ATGAATAAATTCGAGAAGACTCTTGAATTCAAATTCGAACGAACGATCCCTGCCCCGCCAAACGACGTGTTCGATGCGTGGCTGAACCCAAAAATTCCGGGCAACCCCTGGAATATAGCTGATAAGCTTCTCTTAAATCCGGAAGTAGACGGTTTCTTTTACTGGCTTACCAAAGAAGGAACTCCTCATTACGGACGATTTACGGAAATTCAGAGACCAGATCGAATCCAACATACATGGGTGTCACCGTACACCTTAGGAGAGGAATCGACAGTTACGCTTACATTTAAGAAACAAGGCGATAATACGGTCATGACACTGCTTCATTCGGACCTTCCGAATGAAGATAAGGTAAAAACGCATGAAAGGGGTTGGAACTATTTTTTAGATATTTTCCCGAAGCAATTCGAGACTGTCTCAAGTGAGAAAAAATAA
- a CDS encoding ArsR/SmtB family transcription factor yields MDQLTDVLVAISHPSRRAIIGRLAESGPTRFTDVAKQFDVALNAVTKHLKLLERAGLIKRDKQGREVLISFRAEPLREVVGWVHEYERFWNERLDQFEHYFKNKQEKKK; encoded by the coding sequence ATGGACCAATTAACCGATGTCCTCGTAGCCATTTCTCATCCTTCCAGGCGAGCAATCATTGGGAGGCTAGCGGAATCCGGGCCTACTCGCTTTACCGATGTCGCAAAACAATTCGATGTGGCTTTGAATGCTGTCACGAAGCATCTCAAGTTGCTTGAGCGTGCAGGGCTGATTAAGCGCGATAAGCAAGGTCGCGAAGTGCTCATCTCCTTTAGAGCCGAGCCGCTTCGCGAGGTAGTAGGATGGGTACATGAGTATGAGCGGTTCTGGAACGAGCGTCTCGACCAGTTCGAGCATTATTTTAAGAACAAACAGGAGAAGAAAAAATGA